A stretch of Chloracidobacterium validum DNA encodes these proteins:
- a CDS encoding N-acyl-D-amino-acid deacylase family protein, which produces MISSSSDEKTAGYDVLIKNARVVDGTGNPWFRADVALRDGRIARVGRHLPGTARVVVDAKDRILAPGFIDVHAHVEDIFSYPDAENFIRMGVTTLVTGNCGASVTNVGEFLGRYRETPLTVNLATLIAHGSVRAAVMKYADREPTADELAEMKRLVAKAMEEGAVGLSTGLIYAPGSFAKTDEVIALAEVAGAAGGLYVTHMRNEGNGVLEAIEEALTIGERAKLPVDISHLKVATPRLWRQSDRVLGLIRAARARGLEVTVDQYAYTASSTSLESMLPNWVLAGGQQEARQRLADPATRERVKRELRESLESKQRTDFSYAVVAFYGANLDYNGKNLVEVTRLAQETDSLDAQLEQIVVMYEQGGAGMIYHSMHEDDVARIMREPFTMVASDAGVRKVGVGSPHPRGYGNNARVLGRYVRELGVLTLEDAVRKMTSLPARTFRLGQRGLIREGFIADLVLFDDRTIQDTSTYEDPHHFPTGVDAVWVNGSLVFQDGKLTGARPGQPVRRAVLGEVE; this is translated from the coding sequence ATGATATCGTCTTCCTCTGACGAAAAAACAGCCGGCTACGATGTGCTCATCAAAAACGCCCGGGTCGTGGACGGCACGGGCAATCCCTGGTTTCGGGCCGACGTCGCGCTGCGCGACGGACGCATTGCGCGGGTTGGTCGCCACCTTCCCGGCACGGCCAGGGTGGTGGTGGATGCCAAAGACCGGATCCTGGCGCCGGGGTTCATTGATGTTCACGCCCATGTCGAGGACATCTTCAGCTACCCCGACGCCGAGAACTTCATCCGCATGGGCGTCACCACGCTGGTGACGGGGAACTGCGGGGCATCGGTGACCAATGTCGGTGAGTTTTTGGGGCGTTACCGCGAGACGCCGCTGACGGTCAATCTGGCGACGCTCATTGCCCATGGTTCGGTGCGGGCGGCCGTGATGAAGTATGCCGACCGCGAACCGACGGCGGATGAGTTGGCCGAGATGAAGCGACTCGTGGCGAAAGCCATGGAGGAGGGCGCGGTTGGGCTTTCCACGGGCCTGATTTATGCGCCGGGCAGCTTTGCCAAGACCGATGAAGTCATTGCCTTGGCGGAAGTGGCCGGCGCGGCCGGCGGGCTCTATGTCACCCACATGCGCAATGAAGGCAATGGTGTTTTGGAAGCCATCGAGGAAGCTCTGACCATCGGCGAACGTGCCAAGCTGCCGGTTGACATTTCACATCTCAAGGTTGCCACGCCACGGCTGTGGAGACAGAGTGACCGTGTGTTGGGTCTGATTCGAGCCGCCCGCGCACGGGGGCTGGAGGTGACGGTAGATCAGTATGCCTACACGGCTTCCTCGACCAGTCTGGAGAGCATGCTTCCCAACTGGGTGCTGGCCGGGGGGCAGCAGGAAGCGCGGCAGCGCCTGGCCGATCCGGCAACGCGGGAGCGCGTGAAACGGGAATTGCGGGAAAGCCTGGAGTCGAAGCAGCGCACGGATTTCAGCTATGCCGTCGTGGCCTTTTACGGGGCGAATTTAGACTATAACGGCAAAAATTTGGTCGAGGTGACGCGCCTGGCGCAGGAAACGGACAGTTTGGATGCCCAGCTCGAGCAAATCGTCGTCATGTATGAGCAGGGCGGCGCCGGGATGATCTATCACTCGATGCATGAGGACGACGTCGCGCGCATCATGCGCGAGCCGTTCACGATGGTGGCATCCGATGCCGGCGTGCGGAAGGTGGGGGTTGGGTCGCCGCATCCGCGTGGCTACGGCAACAACGCGCGCGTGCTGGGGCGCTACGTCCGGGAGCTTGGGGTTCTGACCCTGGAGGACGCCGTCCGCAAGATGACCAGCCTGCCGGCGCGTACCTTCCGGTTAGGTCAGCGGGGACTCATCCGGGAAGGTTTCATTGCCGACCTCGTGCTGTTTGACGACCGAACGATTCAAGATACATCCACTTATGAGGACCCACACCATTTTCCGACCGGGGTTGATGCGGTGTGGGTCAACGGTAGCCTGGTGTTTCAGGACGGGAAGCTAACCGGCGCGCGTCCGGGGCAGCCGGTGCGGCGGGCCGTGTTGGGCGAGGTCGAATGA
- a CDS encoding pseudouridine-5'-phosphate glycosidase: MTPVPVEFAPDVAVALAEGRPVVALESAVISHGLPYPVNIETALALEAVVRAGGAVPATIGVSGGAVLVGMDKHLITQFGRATQDGRSVAKLSARDLAAAVALRQDGATTVGATARVAAMAGIEVMATGGIGGVHRGASRTWDISGDLPALARYPVLVVCAGAKAILDIPATLEWLETLGVPVVGWRCREFPAFYTASSGYTLNVTVERLELLAHLWRVERTWQGGGMLVVQPPPEELPDAEMVIQTALAEAEAEGVQGAAVTPFLLSRVCTLSGNKSLDVNVALLKCNASVATLLACELARQREKMI; encoded by the coding sequence ATGACGCCTGTGCCAGTCGAGTTTGCGCCTGACGTGGCGGTTGCCTTGGCGGAGGGGCGGCCGGTGGTGGCATTGGAAAGCGCGGTGATTAGCCATGGGCTACCGTATCCGGTCAACATCGAGACAGCCTTGGCCTTAGAGGCAGTCGTGCGGGCGGGTGGGGCGGTGCCGGCGACGATTGGGGTGAGCGGTGGAGCCGTCCTGGTTGGGATGGACAAGCATCTGATAACGCAATTTGGGCGGGCAACCCAGGATGGACGGTCGGTGGCCAAGTTGAGCGCGCGCGATCTGGCGGCGGCAGTTGCGCTGAGGCAGGACGGGGCAACTACCGTTGGCGCGACGGCGCGCGTGGCGGCGATGGCTGGCATCGAAGTGATGGCGACTGGTGGTATCGGTGGCGTTCACCGGGGGGCGTCCCGGACGTGGGACATCAGCGGGGATTTGCCGGCGCTGGCGCGCTATCCGGTACTGGTCGTTTGTGCCGGCGCAAAGGCAATTTTAGACATTCCGGCGACGCTCGAATGGCTCGAGACGCTTGGCGTTCCGGTCGTGGGCTGGCGCTGCCGTGAGTTCCCGGCCTTTTACACGGCAAGCAGTGGTTACACGCTGAACGTCACGGTTGAGCGGCTGGAGCTACTGGCTCACCTATGGCGGGTGGAGCGCACTTGGCAAGGTGGGGGCATGCTGGTTGTCCAGCCGCCGCCAGAGGAATTACCAGACGCCGAGATGGTCATCCAGACAGCACTCGCCGAAGCCGAAGCCGAAGGTGTCCAGGGCGCTGCGGTGACCCCTTTCCTGTTATCGCGCGTATGCACTTTGAGTGGGAACAAAAGTCTGGATGTCAATGTTGCGTTACTAAAGTGCAACGCTTCGGTAGCTACGCTTCTTGCCTGTGAGCTAGCTCGCCAGAGAGAGAAGATGATCTAA
- a CDS encoding ATP-binding protein, which yields MRYFNTAGPCNAQDHYMLSPVERLPELRRLIDQKAYFVVHAPRQVGKTTLMLTLARQLTEEGRYAAVLLSLEVGAAFNTDPDRAEVAILGAWQVDSRVWLPPALGLPALEANAPAGQRLLSALTTWAQTCPRPLVLFLDEIDSLENETLVSVLRQLRHGYRNRPQAFPWSLALIGMRDVRDYKVAAGGSDRLHTASPFNIKMRSLTLGNFTQDEVAQLYRQHTTETGQVFTDEAVAYAYDLTAGQPWLVNALAKVCVEELVEDTGQTITRDDIEAAKWVLIERQDTHLDSLAERLREPRVRNLIAPMLAGDLPGDLPDDDRRYVLDLGLVRRNPDTGVLEVANPVYREVLPRVLSGGVQDALPRLEPVWLDGEGRLVPEKLLEAFLGFWRQHGEPLLRGVAYHEIAPHIVLMAYLQRVENGGGRVTREYAIGSGRMDVCLRYGGVTVGIELKVWREGAGDPEAEGLEQLERYLAGLAAGAVGWLVIFDRRAGQPPVAERTRAYRAVTPGGRTVTVVRA from the coding sequence ATGCGGTACTTCAACACGGCCGGGCCGTGCAATGCTCAAGACCACTACATGCTGTCGCCGGTGGAGCGGCTGCCAGAGCTGCGGCGGCTGATTGACCAGAAGGCATACTTCGTGGTGCATGCGCCGCGCCAAGTTGGGAAGACGACCCTGATGCTGACGCTGGCGCGGCAGTTGACGGAAGAAGGGCGCTATGCGGCGGTCCTGCTCTCACTCGAAGTCGGCGCGGCGTTCAATACTGACCCTGACCGGGCAGAAGTGGCGATTCTGGGCGCGTGGCAGGTGGACAGTCGGGTGTGGCTGCCGCCGGCGTTGGGCTTGCCTGCCCTGGAGGCCAACGCGCCGGCCGGACAGCGGTTGTTGTCGGCATTGACAACTTGGGCGCAGACCTGTCCACGTCCATTGGTGCTTTTTCTGGATGAGATTGATTCATTAGAGAACGAAACACTGGTGTCGGTGTTGCGGCAGTTGCGGCATGGGTATCGGAATCGGCCGCAGGCGTTTCCGTGGTCGCTGGCGTTGATTGGGATGCGGGACGTGCGGGATTACAAGGTAGCGGCGGGCGGCAGCGACCGACTGCACACCGCCAGCCCCTTCAACATCAAGATGCGCTCCCTGACCCTGGGGAACTTCACCCAGGACGAAGTCGCCCAGCTCTATCGCCAGCACACGACCGAGACCGGACAGGTGTTTACCGACGAGGCGGTGGCTTACGCCTACGACCTGACCGCCGGGCAGCCCTGGCTGGTCAACGCCCTGGCCAAGGTGTGCGTCGAGGAACTGGTCGAGGACACGGGCCAGACCATCACCCGTGACGACATCGAGGCGGCGAAGTGGGTGCTGATCGAGCGGCAGGACACGCATTTGGACAGCCTGGCGGAGCGGTTGCGTGAGCCGCGCGTCCGCAACCTCATCGCGCCGATGCTGGCGGGTGATTTGCCGGGCGACCTGCCGGACGATGACCGGCGGTACGTGCTGGACTTAGGGCTGGTGCGCCGCAACCCAGACACCGGCGTGTTGGAAGTCGCCAACCCGGTGTACCGGGAGGTGCTGCCGCGGGTGCTGTCGGGCGGGGTACAGGATGCGCTGCCACGCCTTGAGCCGGTATGGCTGGATGGCGAAGGGCGGCTGGTGCCGGAGAAGTTGCTGGAGGCATTTTTAGGGTTTTGGCGGCAGCACGGGGAGCCATTGCTGCGCGGGGTAGCGTATCACGAGATTGCGCCGCACATCGTGCTGATGGCGTACTTGCAGCGGGTGGAGAACGGCGGGGGGCGGGTGACGCGGGAGTACGCGATTGGGTCTGGGCGGATGGATGTGTGTTTGCGGTACGGTGGGGTGACGGTGGGGATTGAGCTGAAGGTGTGGCGGGAGGGGGCGGGCGACCCGGAGGCGGAAGGGCTGGAGCAGTTGGAGAGGTACCTGGCGGGGCTTGCGGCTGGGGCGGTGGGGTGGCTGGTGATCTTTGACCGGCGGGCTGGGCAGCCGCCGGTGGCGGAGCGGACGCGGGCGTACCGGGCGGTGACGCCGGGCGGGCGAACGGTGACGGTCGTCCGGGCCTGA